In one Fibrobacter sp. genomic region, the following are encoded:
- a CDS encoding sigma 54-interacting transcriptional regulator — translation SGTGKELVASAIHDASFRAGKKFVRVNCAALSETLLESELFGHVKGAFTGAYRDRAGKFEFADGGTILLDEIGEISPLMQAKLLRVLQERVVVRVGDNREIPVDVRVIVSTNRNLRQLVSKGKFREDLFYRLNVFPIHVPPLRERGTDIPLLIGHFIRKFSISTGKRIRSCSPDAMRFMMEYCWPGNVRELQNAIEHAFVVCQKEEIGVPDLPFELRVTAVREGICAERKAGLLQPLYTTPVLTAKKNNRLDITREVLESELAKHNGNKAATARALGISKVGLWKKMKKMGMI, via the coding sequence AGCGGCACCGGGAAAGAACTTGTCGCCTCTGCGATCCATGATGCCTCATTCAGAGCCGGGAAAAAGTTTGTACGGGTCAACTGCGCCGCTCTTTCAGAGACACTTCTGGAAAGCGAACTGTTCGGGCATGTCAAAGGTGCCTTTACTGGTGCATACAGGGACCGTGCCGGCAAGTTCGAATTTGCAGACGGAGGAACCATTCTCCTCGATGAAATTGGAGAGATTTCACCCTTGATGCAGGCAAAACTGCTTCGTGTTCTTCAGGAAAGGGTAGTGGTCAGAGTAGGGGATAACCGGGAGATTCCGGTAGATGTGAGAGTAATAGTCTCAACCAACAGGAATCTGCGCCAGCTTGTATCAAAGGGTAAATTCAGAGAGGATCTTTTTTACCGTCTGAATGTCTTTCCAATCCATGTCCCGCCACTTCGGGAACGCGGTACTGATATCCCTCTTCTCATAGGACATTTCATCAGGAAATTCAGTATCAGTACCGGGAAACGGATAAGATCATGCTCACCAGATGCGATGCGTTTCATGATGGAGTATTGCTGGCCGGGTAATGTGAGAGAGCTTCAGAATGCCATAGAACACGCGTTTGTTGTCTGTCAAAAGGAGGAGATCGGGGTTCCGGATCTTCCTTTTGAGCTCCGGGTCACAGCGGTCAGGGAGGGAATATGTGCGGAAAGAAAAGCCGGCCTTCTGCAGCCACTTTACACCACACCAGTCCTCACGGCTAAAAAGAACAACCGTCTCGATATTACACGGGAGGTACTCGAAAGTGAACTGGCTAAACATAATGGAAACAAGGCGGCAACTGCAAGGGCGCTTGGAATAAGCAAAGTGGGATTGTGGAAGAAGATGAAGAAGATGGGGATGATATGA
- the glgX gene encoding glycogen debranching protein GlgX, translating into MKVWPGYSYPLGATWDGTGVNFALFSEFATSVELVLFNSEGKETDCVKMVDNTDQVFHLYLPDIRPGQLYGFRVYGPYDPENGHRFNPNKLLIDPYAKAIAGDVIWDDAVYGYKVGDKDEDLSFDERDSAPFVPKSVVVNTCFAWGNDTHPKIPLNKSLIYEAHVKGLTILNEKVPKEYRGTYAAIASEEMINYFRKLNITAIELMPVQHFVHDHFLVKKGLRNYWGYSTIGFLAPYSGYSSAGIYGQQVDEFKTMVKTLHKEGIEVILDVVYNHTAEGNHLGPTLCFRGIDNVNYYKLVKNKKRYYMDYTGTGNTPNMAGPRYLQLLMDSLRYWVLEMHVDGFRFDLASSLAREFYDVDRLAAFFDIIHQDPVVSQVKLIAEPWDVGPGGYQVGNFPILWAEWNGKYRDTVRRFWRGDPGQAGDLAYRLTGSSDLYERGGRKPYASVNFITSHDGFTLADLTTYEKKHNEINGENNKDGMDENLSWNCGVEGHTDDKRINDLRNKQRRNFMATLILSQGVPMILAGDETLSTKNGNNNSYCQDNPISWIRWDLDENAKNFLAFTRYLTSIWKEHPMLQRSNFLHGRNIMNPGKKDVSWFLPDGSEFMESNWKNPETRCIGMLLAGDANDEKDERGNRIKDDTMIVLLNAYWKPVRFVLPPEFSNGPWTVILDTRYDRGKPPQQTAYIGNTYETEERSLAVLLSPQPEKWEWLKAVCRMMTPEVNSQ; encoded by the coding sequence ATGAAAGTCTGGCCAGGCTACTCCTATCCCCTTGGCGCGACCTGGGATGGAACTGGTGTTAATTTCGCCCTCTTTTCCGAATTTGCCACATCCGTGGAGCTTGTGCTTTTCAATTCCGAAGGAAAAGAAACGGATTGTGTAAAGATGGTGGATAATACCGATCAGGTTTTTCATCTCTACCTTCCCGATATTCGTCCGGGCCAGCTCTACGGTTTCCGGGTTTATGGACCCTACGATCCTGAAAATGGCCACCGGTTCAATCCTAACAAGCTCTTGATAGATCCCTATGCAAAAGCGATTGCCGGGGATGTAATCTGGGATGATGCAGTCTACGGGTACAAGGTTGGTGACAAAGATGAAGATCTCAGTTTTGATGAACGGGACAGTGCGCCTTTTGTCCCAAAATCCGTAGTTGTAAACACCTGCTTTGCCTGGGGCAATGATACTCATCCCAAAATACCTCTCAACAAGAGCCTTATCTATGAGGCACATGTCAAGGGTCTGACAATTTTGAATGAGAAGGTACCGAAAGAATACCGGGGCACCTATGCAGCCATAGCCAGTGAGGAGATGATTAATTATTTCAGGAAACTCAATATCACTGCAATCGAATTGATGCCGGTTCAGCATTTTGTTCACGATCATTTTCTGGTAAAAAAGGGACTTAGAAATTACTGGGGTTACAGCACAATCGGCTTCCTTGCACCATATTCAGGCTATTCCAGCGCCGGAATTTACGGGCAGCAGGTGGATGAGTTCAAGACAATGGTAAAGACCCTTCACAAGGAAGGAATAGAGGTGATCCTGGATGTGGTTTACAATCACACAGCCGAAGGGAATCATCTTGGCCCTACACTCTGCTTCAGGGGAATAGATAATGTCAACTACTATAAACTTGTAAAGAACAAGAAAAGATATTACATGGATTATACGGGGACCGGTAATACACCCAATATGGCCGGTCCGCGCTATCTTCAATTGCTGATGGACAGTCTGAGGTACTGGGTTCTTGAAATGCACGTTGATGGCTTCAGGTTCGATCTGGCCTCATCATTGGCCCGTGAGTTCTACGATGTGGATCGTCTGGCGGCATTCTTCGATATTATTCATCAGGACCCTGTCGTATCACAGGTAAAGCTTATCGCAGAGCCCTGGGATGTGGGACCGGGAGGGTATCAGGTCGGGAATTTCCCGATTTTATGGGCTGAGTGGAACGGTAAATACAGAGACACCGTGCGCAGATTCTGGAGGGGGGATCCCGGACAGGCCGGTGACCTGGCATATCGACTCACTGGAAGCAGTGACCTTTACGAACGCGGTGGAAGAAAGCCCTATGCCAGTGTAAATTTTATCACATCACACGATGGTTTTACCCTGGCTGATCTCACAACTTACGAGAAGAAGCACAATGAGATTAACGGGGAGAATAACAAGGATGGGATGGATGAGAACCTGAGCTGGAACTGCGGTGTCGAGGGGCATACAGATGATAAGAGGATCAATGATCTGCGCAATAAACAGAGAAGAAATTTCATGGCTACCCTTATCCTCTCTCAGGGGGTACCGATGATCCTGGCGGGCGATGAGACACTCAGTACCAAAAACGGCAACAACAATTCCTATTGTCAGGACAACCCGATCTCATGGATAAGATGGGATCTCGATGAAAACGCGAAAAACTTTCTCGCTTTCACCAGATATCTCACCTCCATCTGGAAAGAGCACCCCATGCTTCAGCGTAGCAATTTCCTGCATGGAAGAAATATCATGAATCCGGGTAAAAAGGATGTCTCCTGGTTTCTTCCGGATGGAAGCGAGTTTATGGAATCGAACTGGAAAAATCCTGAAACCCGCTGTATAGGGATGCTTCTGGCCGGTGATGCAAATGATGAGAAGGATGAGAGGGGGAACAGGATTAAAGATGACACGATGATAGTGCTTCTTAATGCGTACTGGAAACCTGTTCGCTTTGTCCTGCCTCCGGAGTTTTCAAACGGGCCCTGGACAGTGATTCTTGACACCAGATATGACAGGGGGAAACCTCCTCAGCAGACCGCTTATATAGGGAACACCTACGAGACCGAGGAGAGGTCATTGGCGGTTTTACTTTCTCCACAGCCTGAAAAATGGGAATGGCTGAAAGCTGTTTGTCGGATGATGACTCCGGAGGTGAATAGTCAATAG
- the clpX gene encoding ATP-dependent Clp protease ATP-binding subunit ClpX, whose protein sequence is MSNRARYPGIKCSFCGKGPDEVGKLITGPSVHICNECVDMCNEILREERSAVPGDLSIDTLPSPKEMKEFIDQYVIGQDEVKTGVCVAAYNHFKRILSRSQSDNDGVEIDKSNILMIGPTGTGKTLIAQTLAKMLKVPFTIVDATIFTEAGYVGEDVENMLVRLLQAANYDVPKAEKGIIYVDEFDKISRKSANPSITRDVSGEGVQQAMLKILEGSVASIPPKGGRKHPEQNLIQINTRDILFICGGAFEGLEKIIEARIGESRMGFNAEVKRKDHHRIGEVLRRMESDDLIRFGLIPEIVGRLPMVLGLDELDEDILMQILTQPKNALTKQYQKLFSMEGIRLTFTRDALREVVRTAYRKKTGARGLRSVLEQALLPVMFEVPSRDDIREVMVTREVILKEASPVYSLKKDKKIA, encoded by the coding sequence ATGTCCAACAGGGCCCGGTATCCGGGAATCAAATGTTCGTTCTGTGGAAAGGGTCCCGACGAGGTAGGGAAACTCATCACCGGACCATCCGTGCACATCTGCAACGAATGTGTTGACATGTGCAACGAGATACTGCGTGAGGAGCGCTCCGCTGTTCCCGGAGATCTCAGTATCGACACACTGCCTTCTCCAAAGGAGATGAAGGAGTTTATCGACCAGTATGTAATCGGTCAGGATGAAGTAAAGACCGGAGTGTGTGTCGCGGCTTACAATCACTTCAAGAGGATTCTATCCCGTTCACAGTCAGACAACGACGGGGTCGAAATTGACAAGTCAAATATCCTGATGATCGGGCCGACCGGCACAGGAAAAACTCTCATCGCTCAGACACTGGCCAAAATGCTCAAGGTGCCCTTTACTATTGTCGATGCCACCATATTCACAGAGGCCGGTTATGTGGGTGAGGATGTCGAGAACATGCTTGTGCGCCTGCTTCAGGCGGCAAACTACGATGTCCCCAAGGCGGAAAAGGGAATAATCTATGTGGATGAGTTCGACAAGATCTCCAGAAAATCAGCGAATCCCTCGATAACCCGTGATGTGTCCGGGGAGGGGGTTCAGCAGGCGATGCTTAAGATTCTGGAAGGATCTGTTGCCAGTATTCCTCCCAAGGGTGGACGAAAGCATCCTGAGCAGAACCTGATCCAGATTAACACACGCGATATTCTTTTTATCTGCGGAGGAGCGTTCGAGGGTCTGGAGAAGATAATTGAGGCCAGAATCGGCGAGAGCAGGATGGGTTTCAATGCGGAAGTAAAGCGCAAGGATCATCACAGGATCGGAGAGGTTCTGCGCAGGATGGAATCCGATGATCTCATAAGGTTCGGTCTGATACCGGAAATAGTGGGAAGACTTCCCATGGTTCTGGGACTTGACGAACTGGATGAAGATATACTGATGCAGATTTTGACACAACCGAAAAACGCGCTTACAAAGCAGTACCAGAAGCTTTTCAGCATGGAGGGCATACGGCTGACCTTCACACGTGATGCTTTACGGGAGGTAGTGAGAACCGCCTACCGCAAAAAGACCGGAGCGCGCGGGCTCAGAAGCGTTCTGGAGCAGGCACTTCTTCCTGTCATGTTCGAAGTTCCGTCACGTGATGACATAAGGGAGGTTATGGTTACCAGGGAGGTTATTCTCAAGGAGGCTTCTCCTGTATACTCGCTGAAGAAGGATAAGAAGATCGCCTGA
- the clpP gene encoding ATP-dependent Clp endopeptidase proteolytic subunit ClpP, whose product MPLVPMVIEQTGRGERSYDIYSRLLKERIIFLGSDIDDTTADLVMAQLIFLEYEDPEKDITIYINSPGGVVSSGLAIYDTMQYIKPDVSTICIGQAASMGAVLLAAGTKGKRFALPHSRVMLHQPIGGAGGQAADIAIHAKEIVRVKNNLNEIIQKHSGQDLEVIARDTDRNFYMSAEEAKAYGLIDEILTKRE is encoded by the coding sequence ATGCCACTGGTTCCAATGGTGATTGAGCAGACCGGAAGGGGCGAACGTTCTTACGATATTTACTCTCGTCTGTTAAAAGAACGGATTATCTTTCTCGGATCTGACATTGATGACACGACTGCAGATCTGGTGATGGCACAGCTCATTTTTCTGGAATATGAGGATCCAGAAAAGGATATCACCATCTACATTAACTCTCCCGGCGGCGTGGTCTCATCCGGACTCGCAATCTACGATACGATGCAGTATATAAAGCCGGATGTGTCAACAATCTGTATCGGGCAGGCAGCCAGCATGGGTGCGGTTCTGCTCGCAGCAGGCACGAAGGGGAAGCGTTTTGCCCTGCCTCACTCCAGAGTGATGCTTCATCAGCCAATTGGCGGAGCGGGAGGTCAGGCGGCCGACATTGCAATTCACGCGAAGGAAATTGTACGCGTAAAGAACAATCTCAATGAAATCATCCAGAAGCACTCAGGCCAGGACCTGGAGGTAATTGCCAGGGACACAGACCGTAATTTCTACATGTCTGCAGAGGAAGCCAAGGCTTATGGCTTGATTGACGAAATCTTGACGAAAAGGGAATAA